The Altererythrobacter sp. Root672 genome includes a window with the following:
- a CDS encoding ImuA family protein produces the protein MNLSAFPTAAQLSLPGERASRWREGLPCAPHSEVFANGDEGSGTAAALALALDGLRGQGGEGRSLLWVQDNASLRLNGRPYRAGLPPALRSRVIHVLAPKPEDALFALEEGIRCRDMACVIGEIVGNPKVLDFTASRRLTLAAERYGVPLFLVRHDAQQDLSSARMRWQVRSAASLPPQWNVAAPGTPAWHAELFRARNLATGEWILRDDGKGLAAERPSAAPDHGDLAAAAGGRSLAAS, from the coding sequence GTGAACTTGTCCGCCTTCCCAACTGCCGCGCAGTTATCACTGCCGGGCGAACGCGCTTCCCGCTGGCGGGAGGGCTTGCCCTGCGCGCCGCATAGCGAGGTTTTCGCCAATGGGGACGAAGGTAGCGGGACGGCCGCGGCGCTGGCCCTGGCGCTCGATGGATTGCGCGGACAGGGCGGGGAGGGGCGCAGCTTGCTGTGGGTGCAGGACAACGCCTCGCTTCGCCTCAATGGGCGGCCTTATCGCGCAGGCTTGCCGCCTGCGCTGCGTAGCCGGGTGATCCATGTCCTCGCTCCCAAACCGGAAGACGCGCTGTTCGCGCTGGAGGAAGGAATACGCTGCCGCGACATGGCCTGCGTGATCGGAGAGATCGTGGGTAATCCCAAGGTGCTCGACTTCACGGCCTCGCGACGTCTGACGCTGGCGGCCGAACGGTACGGCGTTCCGTTGTTCCTGGTCCGTCACGACGCGCAGCAGGACCTGTCTTCGGCACGGATGCGTTGGCAGGTTCGCTCGGCCGCGTCGCTGCCACCGCAATGGAATGTTGCTGCTCCCGGCACACCCGCCTGGCATGCCGAGCTGTTTCGCGCCCGCAATCTTGCCACCGGAGAATGGATATTGCGCGATGACGGAAAAGGTCTCGCCGCCGAACGCCCTTCCGCCGCGCCGGATCATGGCGATCTGGCTGCCGCGGCTGGCGGTCGATCGCTGGCGGCAAGCTGA
- a CDS encoding Y-family DNA polymerase encodes MTEKVSPPNALPPRRIMAIWLPRLAVDRWRQAEGCGRGQGADAEPYALIAETAHGLRIEAVNDTGLAAGARPGMAVADARAVCPALKVAPSDPLGDLAFLERLAAWAHRWGPWAALDPPDGLLVDISAVAHLFGGEEQLLAEVQTRFAAQGLAARAAIAPTAGAAWAIAHYGNGSLILTPQDSTEALAGLPVAALRLDGEVLLVLRRLGLKRIGDLAGVGRDALKRRFRHRSPAANPLLRMDQLLGRAPEPLLPVVPVSTALVQRGLLEPIRHSELLARVVADLAADMARELEARGEGARRLELGLWRVDGDVVQRSLELAAATREAAHIARLFAGRLDDIDAGFGIELVRMRALWVEPLAVVQRGLGAQAEDAGTSLAACIDRLTMRLGTSAVRRPVPYASHIPERAQRWQPPLEPEPVSQEELTFHARPLKLLDRAEPIAVLYATPDGHPRQFRWRGGLHEVVRVEGPERIAPEWWRERGGTRLRDYYRIEDSEGRRYWIYRAGLAGDGRGGAPDWFLQGLYS; translated from the coding sequence ATGACGGAAAAGGTCTCGCCGCCGAACGCCCTTCCGCCGCGCCGGATCATGGCGATCTGGCTGCCGCGGCTGGCGGTCGATCGCTGGCGGCAAGCTGAAGGCTGCGGCCGGGGGCAGGGCGCGGATGCCGAACCCTACGCGCTGATCGCCGAAACCGCCCACGGACTCCGTATCGAAGCGGTCAACGACACCGGCCTCGCCGCCGGCGCGCGGCCGGGCATGGCGGTAGCCGATGCCCGGGCCGTGTGTCCGGCGCTCAAGGTTGCGCCTTCGGACCCGCTGGGCGACCTCGCGTTTCTCGAACGCCTGGCGGCTTGGGCGCATCGCTGGGGGCCGTGGGCGGCGCTCGATCCGCCTGACGGTTTGCTGGTCGACATCAGCGCCGTTGCTCACCTGTTCGGTGGAGAGGAGCAGTTGCTGGCCGAGGTGCAAACCCGCTTTGCCGCGCAAGGCCTTGCTGCACGTGCAGCCATCGCGCCGACGGCCGGGGCGGCTTGGGCGATTGCCCATTATGGAAACGGCTCGCTGATCCTTACGCCCCAGGACAGTACCGAAGCTCTCGCCGGGCTGCCGGTGGCGGCCTTGAGGCTCGACGGCGAAGTGTTGCTGGTGCTGCGGCGGCTGGGGCTCAAACGCATCGGCGATCTGGCCGGGGTCGGGCGCGACGCGCTCAAGCGCCGGTTTCGGCATCGGTCACCGGCCGCCAATCCTTTGCTGAGGATGGACCAGTTGCTGGGCCGAGCACCGGAGCCCTTACTGCCGGTGGTTCCCGTGAGCACGGCCCTGGTCCAGCGCGGATTGCTCGAACCGATCCGCCACAGCGAGTTGCTCGCTCGCGTCGTGGCGGACCTTGCCGCCGACATGGCGCGCGAACTCGAAGCACGGGGGGAGGGCGCGCGGCGGCTCGAGCTCGGGCTGTGGCGAGTGGATGGCGACGTGGTGCAGCGCTCGCTCGAACTGGCCGCGGCCACGCGCGAAGCAGCGCACATCGCTCGCCTGTTTGCCGGTCGGCTCGACGATATCGATGCCGGTTTCGGGATCGAGCTGGTGCGGATGCGCGCGCTCTGGGTAGAGCCGCTCGCGGTGGTCCAAAGGGGCCTTGGCGCCCAGGCCGAGGATGCCGGCACTTCGCTGGCGGCCTGCATCGACCGGCTGACCATGCGGCTCGGCACGTCCGCCGTCCGCCGTCCCGTTCCTTATGCGAGCCACATTCCCGAGCGCGCGCAGCGTTGGCAGCCCCCGCTCGAACCCGAACCGGTCTCGCAGGAGGAATTGACGTTCCATGCCCGTCCGCTGAAGCTGCTCGACCGGGCGGAGCCGATAGCCGTGCTCTATGCGACGCCCGATGGTCATCCCCGTCAGTTCCGCTGGCGCGGTGGCTTGCATGAGGTCGTGCGCGTTGAAGGGCCCGAACGGATCGCACCCGAATGGTGGCGCGAAAGGGGCGGTACGCGGCTGAGGGACTATTACCGCATCGAGGACAGCGAAGGTCGCCGCTACTGGATTTACCGCGCGGGTCTGGCGGGAGACGGACGTGGCGGTGCGCCCGATTGGTTTCTTCAGGGGCTGTACAGCTAA
- a CDS encoding error-prone DNA polymerase, protein MPESSLTPGKRRTQVDPDTITPPPRAAFVELGLISCFSFLRGASDAVDLVNAASALGYDAVGIADVNSMAGVVRIHTEARTLKLRPLIGCRIETVEGLAFLAYPTDRAAYGRLCRLISAGRMSTLEGEWQEKGVCDISLRLLAEHAEGVQLILLPPRDIDAELTVEIESNVIPLPLAGGAETSPEQDRSSLTARFLEILPHLAQQLPTLRHLAASYLYRGDDVARIDRLDTLAKVNGLALLATNDVHYHAPDRRPLHDVMTAIRHKTTVAKAGHRLHANAERHLKSPDDMLALFARWPHAIVASREVADACQFSLDELKYEYPKKAYPDGMTSQEYLEQQTWEGTKWRYPKGLSDTIKKTLERELELIRKLRLAPYFLTIKEIVDYARSREPPILCQGRGSAANSAVCFCLGITSVDPAEHQLLFDRFISEERSEPPDIDVDFEHERREEVIQHIYEEYGRSHAGLCATVIHYRPRMAIREVGKVMGLSEDVTSSLARTVWGGHGNEIDEDHVLRETGLDLSDPHLRRVLKLTQQMIGMPRHLSQHVGGFILTDSLLTETVPIGNGAMPERSFIEWDKDDIDDLGIFKVDVLALGMLTCIRKGFDLLEKHHDRSLTLATLPQEDPAVYDMLCKGDSLGVFQVESRAQMNMLPRLRPRRFYDLVVEVAIVRPGPIQGDMVHPYLKQRKAEREGKTSFHLPGPAPEHGPADELSSILGRTYGVPIFQEQAMKIALDAAKFTPAEANRLRKAMATFRSRGMVHELEDLMVGRMVGRGYDPEFAQRCFNQIKGFGEYGFPESHAASFAHLVYVSSWLKCHYPAAFAAALLNSQPMGFYAPAQIVRDAAEHGVTVLPIDVNHSDWDCTLEERGHGVALRLGLRQVDGLPEHVAAKLVARRQAAGPYRDVTELRDLAKVPPAHIERLASADCFGSLALPRRQALWDARSLTAGSELPLFRYAEEREEGAERAITSLPAMPLSEEVIADYQTHRLSLKAHPMSFLRASLTERGFLRASDLRSRKHRAMVNVAGVVLIRQRPGSAKGVVFITLEDETGVANLVVWPDTMERYRKVVMGARLIEVRGRVEYDEDVIHVIAAHLTDATEQLHRLSDDMLKPALAYGDHGGNHRHPRNVRVIPKSRDFH, encoded by the coding sequence ATGCCCGAATCCTCACTCACTCCCGGCAAGCGCCGGACCCAGGTCGATCCCGACACGATAACCCCGCCCCCACGGGCGGCGTTCGTCGAACTCGGGCTCATTTCCTGCTTTTCGTTTCTGCGCGGGGCATCGGACGCGGTCGACCTGGTGAATGCCGCCTCGGCGCTGGGTTACGATGCGGTCGGTATTGCCGATGTCAATTCGATGGCCGGGGTGGTGCGTATCCACACAGAGGCCCGAACCTTGAAGCTCAGGCCCCTCATCGGTTGCCGGATCGAGACGGTCGAAGGTCTCGCCTTCCTCGCCTACCCGACTGACCGAGCCGCCTATGGCCGCTTGTGCCGGCTGATCTCGGCCGGGCGGATGAGCACGCTTGAGGGGGAATGGCAGGAGAAGGGCGTCTGCGATATCTCGTTGCGGCTGCTGGCTGAGCACGCCGAGGGCGTGCAGCTGATCCTATTGCCGCCTCGGGATATCGATGCCGAACTCACCGTAGAGATCGAAAGCAACGTCATCCCCCTACCGCTTGCGGGAGGGGCTGAAACGTCACCTGAGCAGGACCGCAGTTCGCTAACTGCTCGGTTTCTCGAGATCCTTCCCCATCTCGCCCAACAACTCCCCACGCTGCGTCACCTCGCCGCGAGCTATCTCTATCGGGGTGACGACGTGGCCCGGATCGACCGGCTCGACACCTTGGCCAAGGTGAACGGCCTGGCTCTCCTCGCCACCAACGACGTTCATTACCACGCGCCCGACCGCCGGCCGCTGCATGATGTGATGACGGCAATCCGGCACAAGACCACTGTCGCCAAGGCGGGGCACCGGCTCCACGCCAATGCGGAACGGCATCTCAAGAGCCCCGACGACATGCTCGCACTGTTCGCGCGATGGCCGCACGCCATCGTGGCGTCGCGCGAAGTGGCCGATGCCTGCCAGTTCAGCCTCGACGAGTTGAAATACGAGTACCCGAAGAAGGCCTATCCTGATGGCATGACGTCACAGGAGTATCTCGAACAGCAGACGTGGGAAGGCACTAAATGGCGTTATCCCAAGGGCTTGTCTGACACTATCAAGAAAACACTTGAGCGTGAGCTGGAATTGATCCGCAAGCTTCGGCTTGCGCCCTATTTCCTGACCATCAAGGAGATCGTCGACTACGCCCGCAGCCGGGAACCGCCGATCCTGTGCCAGGGCCGCGGCTCGGCAGCCAATTCGGCGGTCTGCTTCTGCCTCGGGATCACCTCGGTCGATCCGGCCGAGCACCAGTTGCTGTTCGACCGCTTCATTTCCGAAGAGCGGAGCGAACCGCCCGATATCGATGTCGATTTCGAACACGAACGGCGCGAGGAGGTGATCCAGCACATCTACGAAGAATACGGCCGCTCTCACGCCGGGCTTTGCGCCACGGTGATCCACTACCGCCCGCGCATGGCGATCCGCGAAGTCGGTAAGGTCATGGGGCTGTCCGAGGACGTAACCTCGTCGCTCGCCCGCACAGTCTGGGGTGGCCATGGGAATGAGATCGACGAAGACCATGTCCTGAGGGAAACGGGCCTCGACTTGTCCGATCCGCACTTGAGACGGGTTCTGAAGTTGACCCAGCAAATGATCGGCATGCCCCGGCATCTGAGCCAGCACGTCGGAGGCTTCATCCTCACCGACAGCCTGCTGACCGAGACCGTGCCGATCGGGAATGGCGCGATGCCCGAGCGGAGCTTCATCGAATGGGACAAGGACGACATCGACGACCTCGGCATCTTCAAGGTCGACGTTCTCGCACTCGGCATGCTGACGTGTATCAGGAAGGGCTTCGATCTCCTTGAAAAACATCATGATCGCAGCCTGACTCTCGCGACTTTGCCCCAGGAAGATCCGGCAGTTTACGACATGCTCTGCAAGGGGGACTCACTCGGGGTCTTCCAGGTGGAGAGCCGGGCGCAGATGAACATGCTCCCACGCCTCAGGCCGCGTCGGTTCTACGATCTGGTGGTCGAAGTGGCGATCGTGCGTCCGGGGCCGATCCAGGGGGACATGGTCCATCCCTACCTCAAGCAGCGCAAGGCGGAGCGCGAAGGGAAGACCAGCTTCCACCTGCCAGGCCCCGCACCGGAACATGGCCCCGCCGATGAGCTGTCCTCAATTCTCGGGCGCACTTACGGCGTGCCGATCTTCCAGGAGCAGGCAATGAAGATCGCGCTCGATGCAGCAAAGTTCACGCCGGCCGAAGCGAACCGGCTGCGCAAGGCCATGGCGACGTTCCGTTCGCGCGGTATGGTTCATGAGCTGGAGGACCTCATGGTCGGCCGCATGGTCGGGCGCGGCTACGATCCGGAGTTCGCCCAGCGCTGCTTCAACCAGATCAAGGGATTCGGCGAGTACGGCTTTCCCGAAAGCCACGCGGCGAGCTTTGCGCACCTGGTCTATGTCTCGAGCTGGCTGAAATGCCACTACCCGGCCGCCTTTGCCGCCGCGTTGCTCAATTCCCAGCCGATGGGCTTCTATGCCCCCGCGCAGATCGTCCGCGACGCGGCGGAGCACGGGGTCACGGTCCTGCCAATCGACGTTAATCATTCGGACTGGGATTGCACCTTGGAGGAGCGAGGGCACGGCGTCGCGCTCCGCCTTGGCCTGCGGCAGGTCGATGGGCTCCCCGAACATGTCGCAGCGAAACTGGTGGCAAGGCGGCAGGCGGCAGGGCCTTATCGCGACGTGACCGAACTGCGCGACCTGGCCAAGGTCCCGCCCGCTCATATCGAGCGCCTCGCCTCGGCCGATTGTTTCGGTTCGCTCGCCCTGCCGCGGCGGCAGGCCTTGTGGGATGCGCGGAGCCTGACGGCGGGATCTGAGCTGCCGCTGTTCCGCTATGCCGAGGAACGCGAAGAGGGGGCGGAGCGCGCGATCACGAGCTTGCCCGCTATGCCTCTGTCGGAGGAGGTGATCGCCGACTACCAGACCCACCGCCTATCGCTGAAAGCCCATCCGATGAGCTTCCTGCGCGCTTCTCTGACCGAGCGCGGCTTTCTGCGGGCCAGTGACTTGCGCAGCCGCAAGCACCGCGCGATGGTCAATGTCGCCGGCGTCGTGCTGATCCGCCAGCGGCCGGGTTCGGCCAAGGGCGTGGTGTTCATCACGCTCGAGGACGAGACCGGGGTCGCCAACCTGGTCGTGTGGCCGGACACGATGGAGCGATATCGCAAGGTGGTGATGGGCGCGCGGCTGATCGAGGTCCGCGGCCGTGTCGAATATGACGAGGACGTGATCCACGTGATCGCCGCGCATCTCACCGACGCGACGGAACAACTGCACCGCTTGTCCGACGACATGCTCAAGCCGGCCCTGGCCTATGGCGACCACGGCGGAAACCATCGTCACCCGCGCAATGTCAGGGTCATTCCCAAGTCACGGGACTTCCACTGA
- a CDS encoding RidA family protein produces MSIRRIEPGPRMSQAAVHNGIAYLAGQVGAPGESVATQTTAVLAQIDRLLAEAGSDKSRILTATIWLADMADFAEMNSVWDVWVDKDNPPARATGEAKLATPDYRVEIIITAVC; encoded by the coding sequence ATGAGCATTCGTCGCATCGAACCGGGCCCGCGGATGAGCCAGGCAGCAGTTCACAACGGTATCGCCTACCTTGCCGGACAAGTCGGTGCGCCGGGTGAAAGTGTCGCCACCCAGACCACCGCGGTCCTGGCGCAGATCGACAGGCTGCTGGCCGAGGCGGGCTCCGACAAGTCGCGCATCCTCACCGCCACGATCTGGCTCGCCGACATGGCCGACTTCGCGGAAATGAACTCGGTCTGGGACGTGTGGGTCGACAAGGACAACCCGCCCGCCCGCGCCACCGGCGAAGCGAAGCTTGCTACCCCGGACTACCGGGTCGAGATCATCATCACTGCGGTTTGCTGA
- a CDS encoding MarR family winged helix-turn-helix transcriptional regulator, translated as MGDDFGRWATEFGRFYPKGSRSNLEFRLSRLLILSSRRWMALIDSKVSKSTGYARPQWQTLFAIAFQGGRATTIELAERMGVKWPALVRTLNSLEADGLIVRNENPDDRRSRLIEITNAGSQVLARVQPVVDPTRKAVLEGFSEEEMQTFAGLLSRLLDRLD; from the coding sequence TTGGGCGACGATTTTGGCCGCTGGGCAACGGAGTTCGGGCGCTTCTATCCGAAGGGCAGTCGATCCAACCTGGAGTTCCGCCTGTCACGCCTGCTCATTCTGTCATCTCGCCGTTGGATGGCGTTGATCGACAGCAAGGTCAGCAAGTCCACCGGCTACGCACGACCGCAATGGCAAACCTTGTTCGCCATCGCTTTCCAGGGTGGCCGGGCGACAACCATCGAGCTCGCCGAGCGGATGGGCGTAAAATGGCCCGCGCTGGTCCGGACATTGAACTCGCTCGAGGCCGACGGCTTGATCGTGCGGAACGAAAACCCGGACGACCGCCGGTCGCGGCTGATAGAGATCACAAACGCCGGATCGCAGGTCCTGGCCCGGGTTCAGCCGGTGGTCGATCCAACCCGAAAGGCGGTGCTGGAGGGCTTCTCCGAGGAAGAGATGCAGACCTTTGCCGGCCTGCTATCACGCTTGCTCGACCGTTTGGATTAG
- a CDS encoding TonB-dependent receptor domain-containing protein, with protein MASTAWRVRCAIGLATALTPISIASAQDATTDQISNPVEASTETEPAEGEIVVTGSRLGSGLSSGFTSPTPVTVLDSQRVEALAITNVGDALNQLPSFRATSGPATQANQGGNIGARVLDLRGLGSPRTLVLVDGHRFVPSTSQGTVDVNLIPSALVSRTEVVTGGASAAYGSDAVAGVVNFILNRRFEGIRAEAIGGISQLGDDESQYLSLTAGSRIGDRLHVAISGEYENNEGLGTCYSRSWCATETLIFGNTPAGTGGLPGNLIIGNVHTSTVAPGGLINRSYDAAGSPIGTMAGDPLRGTTFTPDGTPRAFEYGSSVGSLFMVGGEGYGRNSFFYPLLLKVPVERYSLYGIATLDVTDTIRASLDVSYGKVSGTVVSNVLRDPSGSLMGRIQRDNPFIPRAIAEQMDANGVAAIQLGKADFSLGPAYATSDTETWRTVAGLEGEFGAGWTWDVGYQYGRTHFRQNTYNAINLVNLQRAVDAVEGPQGAIVCRVNADADPANDDPACAPYNPFGEGLFSQAADGYITGNGFQDTINDQHMVAANLRGSLFDLPAGSVALAIGADYRRDEIEGTTDPVSMQNGFWTLNGSALSGAVEVKEAYAELAVPVFEDSALGYALDLNGALRRTDYSTTGAVTTWKAGVVYQPVDGIRLRATRSRDIRAPNLVELVGPRTKRSIGFTDPDTGQQSSPTVITGSNPDLRVERADSWTIGGVISPTGSGPLSRLRLSVDYYDISVKDAIGILGAQTLANRCSEGVSEFCALITRDPQTNAIVQIDDLFLNSNELRARGFDIEFRYRQPLGTAGDLDLSVLANIASELTTVDVAGAIDRAGQTGWRTGTVPGVPDYAIDGMATWTLDQFQLTAHGRYIPSGIFWTNFVGPDQEGYSITLPNSVDNNRVQSRFYLDLAFQWRVEAGDREFEFFTAVNNVFDRDPPIAPGSMGTTNQLLFEPVGRAFRAGVRVRLGA; from the coding sequence ATGGCCTCTACGGCTTGGCGCGTGCGTTGCGCGATTGGACTGGCAACTGCGTTGACGCCGATTTCGATCGCAAGCGCGCAGGACGCGACGACCGATCAGATCTCGAACCCAGTAGAGGCTTCGACTGAGACCGAGCCTGCCGAAGGCGAAATTGTCGTCACCGGTTCACGCCTCGGTTCCGGCCTCAGCAGCGGCTTCACTTCGCCGACTCCGGTCACGGTGCTCGACAGCCAGCGGGTAGAAGCGCTGGCCATCACCAACGTGGGCGATGCGCTCAACCAGTTGCCGAGCTTTCGCGCCACGAGCGGACCGGCGACCCAAGCTAACCAGGGTGGCAATATCGGCGCCCGCGTGCTCGATCTTCGCGGGCTAGGTTCGCCCCGAACTCTGGTCCTGGTCGACGGCCATCGCTTCGTTCCCAGCACGTCGCAGGGCACGGTCGACGTAAACCTCATCCCTTCGGCTTTGGTGAGCCGGACTGAGGTCGTGACTGGCGGCGCCTCTGCAGCCTATGGCTCCGACGCCGTCGCGGGGGTGGTGAACTTCATCCTCAATCGCCGCTTCGAAGGCATCCGAGCCGAGGCAATCGGCGGTATATCCCAGCTGGGCGACGATGAGAGCCAATACCTCAGCCTCACGGCCGGCAGCCGCATCGGCGACCGGCTGCACGTCGCCATTTCGGGGGAGTACGAGAACAACGAAGGCCTCGGCACATGCTATTCTCGATCCTGGTGCGCGACTGAGACGCTGATCTTCGGCAATACCCCAGCAGGAACGGGCGGTCTTCCCGGCAACCTCATCATCGGCAACGTGCACACTTCGACTGTGGCGCCCGGGGGCCTCATCAACCGTTCCTACGATGCTGCGGGCAGCCCCATCGGCACCATGGCCGGCGATCCGCTGCGCGGTACCACCTTTACTCCCGACGGAACCCCGCGCGCCTTCGAATATGGCTCGTCGGTGGGGTCGCTGTTCATGGTCGGGGGGGAGGGCTACGGCCGCAATTCGTTCTTCTACCCGCTGCTGCTCAAGGTGCCGGTCGAGCGCTATTCGCTCTACGGCATCGCCACACTCGACGTGACCGACACCATCCGCGCGAGCCTCGACGTTTCGTACGGCAAGGTCAGCGGCACAGTGGTGTCGAACGTACTGCGCGATCCCAGCGGCTCGCTGATGGGGCGCATCCAGCGCGACAATCCGTTCATTCCACGGGCGATCGCGGAACAGATGGATGCGAATGGCGTCGCGGCCATTCAACTCGGCAAGGCGGACTTCAGCCTCGGACCCGCTTACGCCACCTCAGATACCGAAACCTGGCGAACGGTTGCCGGACTGGAGGGCGAGTTCGGCGCAGGTTGGACCTGGGATGTCGGCTATCAGTACGGGCGCACCCATTTTCGTCAGAACACCTACAACGCGATCAATCTCGTCAACCTGCAGCGCGCCGTCGATGCCGTTGAGGGACCGCAGGGTGCGATCGTTTGCCGGGTCAATGCCGACGCCGATCCGGCCAATGACGATCCAGCCTGTGCGCCTTACAATCCCTTTGGCGAGGGGCTCTTTTCGCAAGCCGCCGACGGCTACATCACCGGCAACGGCTTTCAGGATACGATCAACGATCAGCATATGGTCGCCGCGAACTTGCGTGGCAGCCTGTTCGATCTGCCGGCAGGGTCGGTGGCCCTGGCCATCGGTGCTGATTATCGGCGCGACGAAATCGAGGGGACTACCGATCCGGTCTCGATGCAGAACGGCTTCTGGACGCTGAACGGCTCGGCCCTTTCCGGGGCAGTCGAGGTGAAAGAGGCTTATGCCGAGTTAGCGGTGCCGGTCTTCGAGGACTCCGCGCTTGGCTACGCGCTCGATCTCAACGGCGCGCTCCGTCGCACCGACTATAGCACGACGGGGGCGGTCACGACTTGGAAGGCCGGTGTGGTCTATCAGCCCGTGGATGGGATCCGGCTGCGCGCCACCCGATCGCGCGATATCCGGGCGCCCAACCTGGTCGAACTGGTTGGCCCTCGAACCAAGCGGTCGATCGGCTTCACAGATCCAGACACCGGACAGCAATCCAGCCCCACAGTGATCACGGGCTCCAATCCCGATCTTCGCGTCGAGCGAGCGGACAGCTGGACCATCGGCGGGGTGATTTCGCCGACCGGCAGCGGACCGCTCAGCCGCCTGCGTCTTTCGGTCGACTACTACGATATCAGCGTGAAGGATGCGATCGGCATACTAGGCGCGCAGACCCTGGCCAATCGCTGTTCGGAAGGTGTCAGTGAATTCTGCGCGCTCATTACGCGCGATCCTCAAACCAATGCGATCGTGCAGATCGATGATCTGTTCCTCAATTCCAACGAGCTGCGAGCGCGAGGGTTCGACATCGAGTTCCGATATCGCCAGCCCCTCGGCACAGCCGGTGACCTCGACTTGTCGGTGCTGGCGAACATCGCTTCGGAACTTACCACGGTCGATGTTGCCGGGGCGATCGACCGGGCTGGGCAGACGGGCTGGCGGACCGGCACCGTGCCGGGCGTGCCGGACTACGCGATCGACGGCATGGCGACGTGGACGCTCGACCAGTTCCAGCTCACTGCCCATGGCCGATACATCCCTTCGGGCATCTTCTGGACCAATTTCGTCGGGCCGGACCAGGAAGGCTATTCGATCACTTTGCCGAACAGCGTCGACAACAACCGTGTCCAGAGCCGCTTCTATCTCGACCTTGCGTTTCAGTGGCGTGTGGAAGCCGGCGATCGGGAGTTCGAATTTTTCACCGCAGTGAACAACGTGTTCGATCGCGATCCTCCCATTGCACCTGGCAGCATGGGGACGACCAACCAGCTGCTGTTTGAGCCTGTAGGGAGGGCGTTTCGCGCGGGTGTGCGTGTCCGCCTCGGCGCCTGA